AATTTTGTTAATTAATACTCGCTCTCATTGAAGCCATAATCGCGAAGCTGGCTTGCTTTGTTCCGCCAATCCTTCTGTACTTTCACCCATAGTTCCAAGAAAACTTTCGAGCCCAATAAGTTTTCGATATCCACTCTGGCACGGCTGCCGACTTCTTTAAGCATTTTCCCTTGCTTTCCGATGACAATGCCTTTTTGTGAATCACGTTCGACAACGATCGTCGCCATGACATTAATGGTATCACTGTTGTCCATTTTTTTAATTGAATCGATGACAACAGCCACTGAATGCGGAATTTCTTCACGTGTCAGGTGCAGTACCTTCTCGCGGACCAATTCGGAAATGATAAAACGTTCCGGGTGGTCTGTCACTTGGTCAGCTGGATAAAACTGGGGACCCTCTGGCAGATGCCCCTTGATTTGTTCAAGCAGTGTATCGACATTATTTCCTTCAAGCGCTGAAATCGGAACGACCGCCGCAAAGGGGTATAGCTGTTGGTATTTTTCAATGATCGGAAGTAAATCATCTGGATGCATCGCATCGATTTTGTTTACAACAAGGAAAACAGGCGTTTTTACGGATTGAAGTTTTTCGATGATAAACTCGTCACCGCGTCCGTATCCTTCAGTCGCATTGATCATGAAGAGAATCAAATCGACTTCCTTCAATGTATTCGTGGCCACTTTCATCATGAAGTCACCAAGCTTATGCTTTGGTTTATGAATGCCGGGTGTATCGATGAAAATCATTTGTGAATCGTTTTGAGTAAGTACACCCTGGACCTTATTTCTTGTAGTTTGCGGTTTATCGCTCATGATGGCGATCTTTTGACCGATGACCCGATTCAGAAATGTACTCTTTCCAACATTAGGTCGTCCAATAATCGAAATGAAACCTGATTTGTAATCTTTTACTTGTTTATCATCAAATAGTTTATCCATTTAAATCCTCCGGTGAAAAAGCTCCTGGAAGCAATTCCTGTACTGTTAGTTCTTTTATATCCCCATGTAAGTTGGTCAAAACGACCGGCATATCCTTTTCACACAGTTCCGAAATAACCTGCCTGCATGCCCCGCATGGGGAAACGGGACCATCGGTATCTGCCACGACGGCAAGTTTAGTGAATTTTTTATCATTATGGGCATAAGCGCTGAATAAAGCTGTCCTTTCGGCACAATTACACATGCTGTATGCAGCATTTTCTATATTACAACCATGATAGACCTTTCCATCAGAGGTTAAAAGGGCAGCCCCCACCTTAAATTTGGAGTAAGGCACATAAGCTTTATCCCTTGCTTTTTTAGCTTCCTCAATCAATTCTTTTGTATTCAATTCACATCTTCCTTTCAAATTGAGTACCATTTTGGCAACCTACAGGCCAAACTTGGGCAAAAAGATAATCAATCCAACTATTATAGAAAATATAGCATATATGAATACAGCTCCGGCTGCAATATCTTTTGCCTGCTTGGCAAGCGGATGGATTTGATCCGTTACCAGGTCCACTACCCTTTCAATCGCTGAATTAACGAGCTCCAGCGTAATCGTACCGGCTATTGCCGCTAAAATGAAAAGCCACTCCATCCCATTCAATGAGAAGTACCAACCAAAGAATACGACGATTGCCGTTAACACGAAATGTATCTTGATATTGCGTTCAGTCCTAACGGCCTCCAAAATTCCCTGACAGGCAAAAGAGAAACTTTTTAATAAAGGATACCTTTTTTTACCCTTCTCTTGAAAGTCCATATTCTTCCAAGATCTCCTTTTGTTTAGTGAACATCACTTTTTCATCTTCTTCATTCATGTGGTCGAATCCTAATAAATGCAGAAAACCATGCAGTGCTAAAAATCCAAGTTCCCGGTCAAATGAATGACCATACTCTTCAGCCTGTTCTTTCGTGCGTTCAATGGAAATGATGATATCCCCTAACATGCGGGGCATTTCCGCACCGACAATTTCCACTTCATCTTCCCCCATTTCTTCAAGTGCAAAGGAAATGACATCTGTAGCTGAATCTTTATGTCGATATTCTTTATTGATTTCCCGAATCCTATCATTGTCTACAAATGTAACTGACAGCTCGGTGTCTTTTTCAATGTTTTCTTTTCTTGCCGCAAATTGCAGAATGCTTTCAACAAGCCGCTGGGCTTCCTCCGTTACTTCATTCGTTTCATCCATTAAATCGATAGCTAAAATCATTCTTTCACCTTCTGTCCTAATTTATCCGGCTCCGGATATTCAATCCTGGAGTGGAAGATACCATTCAGCGATTCACATAAGGAATGCTTCACGATACTCAATTCTCTCATAGTAATGTCACATTCATCAAATTGACCATCAGAAATCCTGTCCTGAATGATGAAACTTACCAACTCTTCAATCTTCTCCGGAGTTGGGTGCTTCATCGATCTCACTGCGGCTTCCACACTATCGGCTATGCCGATGACGGCCACTTCCTTCATTATCGCCCTCGGCCCGGGATATCGGTAGGCAGCTTCAAGTGTGGACTCATCCTGTTTTTTTGCCTTATGGTAGAAAAACTTCAATAAAGTCGTACCATGATGCTGCTCTGCAATATCCACAATCTCTTTCGGGAATTTGTGACCTCGCAGCATCTCCCCGCCATCTACGGCATGGGCAATGATGATATCCCTGCTCGTTTCCGGCTGCAGCCGATCATGCGGGTTCTCTTCATTCATCTGATTTTCGATGAAGAAATGCGGCCGCTTCGTTTTACCTATATCATGATAATAGCTGCCGACCCTTGCCAGCAACCCATTCGACCCGATGGCTTCACAAGCCGATTCCGCCAAATTGGCAACCATAACACTGTGATGATATGTCCCCGGTGCCTCAATCAAAATCCTCCGCAATAACGGATGATTGGGATTCGCGAGCTCGATAAGCTTAATCGATGATAAGATCCCGAAACCTGCCTCGAAAAACGGTAACAGGCCCATTGTCAAAACGGCTGAACCCACTCCAGAACCTATGGCGGCAGCAGCATAATACAAGTACTCCATTCTAGTATAATGGCTGTCCATAATAAAGATGAGAGAAAAAACAAATGCCATATTGATTAAAGACAATAGCAGCCCCGCTACCAGCACCTTTGATTTGAAATTCGGCCTGGATAGAATGATGATTGCCGTCAATCCCCCGAAAATGATATAAAGCCCCATCGAGAAATCCAGATTTCCAGGTGTATCACCATTAAATATAATCGTACCATACGAACCTAACAATATGATCATTGCCACCGCTAACTTATCATTCAATAATATCTTGATGATCATCGCCGCCATGGCACCCGGAAAAATGTATTCCAAGTTCGAGTTTTTCAAGTCTGCCAGAATGCTGACCGTTTTCATGGTAGCCATTGAAAGGATAAAGACAAGACTGAAGATCAATAATTGGTTGTACTTGTTATCCTTTTTGGAAATGGAATAGTAGAAATAGTAATAAAAAGCGGCAAAGGTCAGGAATATGAATAACAGCAGGCCGATATACGGGTAAATGGTAGACTCCGTATTTAAGAAGCCTGCCAGTTCAAGCTGCCTATATACATCCCTGTCCACTAATTGATTTTCTTCAACGATGATCTGACCTTGAAGGATCCTGATCGGCTCCACGCTTTCAATCGCTTTCCTTCGCTGTTCTTCGGTTTTGTCCTTATCGAAAAATACATTCTGAATGATTGCCGTACGCGCAAGGGAAGTGGAGGCTTTTTTCATATCGCCACTAATGCTCATATAATCCAATTCCTCTACAACCTTTTTCTTGGCATTTTCGACGTCACTTGCAGCGATCCGCGAGCTCATCACATTATTCACGGCTGTAATGGTTGAATCCTTCGCTATTTTCAACTCATCTTCATCCGCCTGAACTAATGCCAGGAAAACGGATTCCTCGATATTTCTATTCACTTCATCGGTCAATTTTTCTTTTAATATGGAAACTTTTTGAGCATCCGTCTTTACGGTCCCTTTTTTATCGTCTTTTCCCTCATCTTCTTTATGGTCTTTATCGGGGTCCGTTTCTTTATTGACCTCTATTGCTGAATCGAAAATGGATGAAATCAGATCGACTTTATTTTTGGCATATTCCTTTTTTAAAGAATAAACATCCGCCACCTGTTTTGAAATCTCTTCTTTTTCCTGTTCCGTCTTATAGGTATCTTCCACAGTCTTAGTTGAACGGATTGTTTGTTCCGCAGGCTTAAAAAGCTCTACCTGGACCCTTTCAGGCTTAACATTGGAGAACATTAACGCATACGCAAATAAACCAAGTATGATGAACAGAAGCACTTGAAAAAAGCGATGGACCAACAGCCCTTTTATTTGAGTGAAAAATTTCTGGATACGATTCAAGGAAGGTCCTCCTAAAAAATGATGTTTATAATTCTAGATATGTAAAATCATAACAGTTTTCATGTGAATTTTCACCTTCGTATTGCTAAATGTAGCTTCTTATCCACTTTTTCCCCATAAAGTTTGTCATTTAGACACATCACGAAAAATCCGCCGATTGAAATGGCGGATTTTTTCTTATGACTTCGCCTGCTCGTAAGCAGTAATGATTTTGGCGACAAGCGGATGCCTTACTACATCACTTTGTTCAAAATAAACAAAGGAAAGGCCTTTAACATTCTTCAAGATCTCTTCTACTCGGACTAGACCTGACTTCATGCCTTTCGGAAGGTCAATCTGGGTCCGATCTCCCGTAATGACCATTTTCGATCCGAAACCAAGCCGGGTCAAGAACATCTTCATTTGGGCTTCCGTCGTGTTCTGGGCTTCATCCAATATGACAAAGGCATCTTCAAGCGTACGGCCCCTCATATAAGCCAGAGGAGCTATTTCAATCGTTCCGCGCTCTATCATCCTTTGCGTCTGTTCCATCCCTAGGAGGTCATGGAGAGCGTCATACAGCGGCCGTAGATAAGGATCTACCTTTTCCTTCAGATCACCAGGCAGAAAGCCAAGGCTTTCCCCCGCTTCGACGGCAGGCCGTGTCAGGATGATCCGTTTAACATGTCCATTTTTCAATGCGTTGATGGCCATCACTACAGCAAGGTAGGTCTTCCCGGTTCCGGCAGGCCCAATTCCAAATACAAGGTCCTGTTTCTTTATAGCCTGAATATAGTATCTTTGCCCGATTGTTTTGACTTTAATGGATTTCCCTTTAGCCGTTTTAGCGATTTCCTCATCATATAATTCACCGAAGTACTCCAATGTGCCTTTTCTTGCCAATTCAATTGCATAAAGCACATCCCTGGAACTGATTGCAATTCCTTTTCTCACCACTGTCAATAATGCGTTGAGGATTTCCTCCCCCATCGTTACCCGCTCGATATCCCCGGCAACACTCACCGCTTCACCTCGGGTTATGACGGAAATGCCAAGCTCCTCTTCGAGCACTTTTACATTTGAATCTCCATTGCCCAATAATGCGATCGCTTCATTGGGTGATTTTATTTCGAGCTTAATTACTTTCACATCATCTGCCATTCGTTAGTCTCCTTGAATGATTGGCTGTCCAATCGCTATATCTTCAATAACTTGGTAATGTATAGATAATTTAACTTTACCATTCTCCATGCTTTCGTGCAAAATTTTTTCCTCGATGATTTCATCTTCCTCTTCTAAATGCTTTTTCAATTCTGCTTTAGCCATTTTCCGGCCTTCCTTGACCGCTTCTTTCTCGGTATAACTTCGTACAATATCTTCCTTGCTCCTCAATGTCACTTGTTTATAGGAAATGGGTAGTTCCCATTGAAGAAAGTGAAAAGGCCTCACTGTCGTTTCTTTTTCCTGTTTTCCATATCCCGGATCCTTGAAACCCCATACCGGAAGGGAAAAGCCCCCCATTTTCAAAAAGTGCCTGCTCGTTTCATCCCCGTTAAAAACAGAAAACTTGGTTTTTAACGGAACTTCCACTTTCGCTTTATACCACGTTTTCCCTTTTATTACTCCCTGTGCCGATACAATCTCCTGTTTATCCTCTTTTCCAATCAATCCTGAAACAAGAAGCTGCCCTTTTCCTACATAATCATTTACATTAACAATAGATTGTCCCTTTTCAACGAACATATCAGCGATGATCGCTTTTTTTGAAGCAACCAAATTTTGCGGAGATGTTTTCTCGACCTCTTTAGGCTGCCGTTTTTCTACTACCCGAAAATGGTATGTCGTTCCCTTTAGCTCTACCCCTACCCATGTCAATGCCCCAATCCGGTCTGACAGCTTACGCTGAATCGTATCCACATCATCAACAAAGAATTGTACTTTCCCGATCTTCACGCCCATCTTGTCCAATTCTTTCCGAATGGCATGCTCGGTTGCCGGTTTGGCATCTTGAACCTCGATGCCCCAAACCATATTGGAAAGTACAAATATACAGAGCAGGAAAGCGATCATCCCCGCTAAAAACCCGCTGTTTTTCATGACTCTCTTCATTAGGAAAGGGAAACCCTTTCCCTGCATGAACTTTACTTTACAATCGCTCTTACGCATGACCTGACGGAGTTTGGGGATATCCCTGATATCCAGATGGAAAATCAGGGCTTCACTTCCGACACGCTTCACATCCCAGATATGAAGCCCCCTTCTCGTCAGCATATTTATCAGCCGTTCTGCACCTTTGCCATAAGCCTTCACCTTTACATAGCCTGTATAATAGTTTGTCCATTGGTTTTTCATGGAGACCTCCCGGGATCATTCATTAATAAAATAGACCTTATCGATTTTGCCTTCGAGCATGATTTCTTCCGGCAAAATCGTCTTTATGACAAAGGCATTTCCCTTTATCAACAACTGCCCATTTTTCAGCATCAATCGCACTTCGCTGTCTGTAAAAGCCAATAAGCCACGATGGTTTTCAATATAAATATGTAATTGACCGATCATTGTAATTCGCGGCAGGTCCATCATGACATCTTGCGGAAGGTCCATTGTTTTGGTCATAAGCTGTTTCACTTTTTTTCCCCAATTGCGTGCCATAAAAAAGAACCCCCTTTCATCTCAATGTATGAAATGAAAGAGGGTTCTAGCACAAAATTATAAGTGATGAAAGTCTATTTTTTCATGCTCATTTAATGACGGGCTTAAAAAAGCCCTCGGTTCCGAATCACCTTCTGGACCTCTGAAGACTTCTCTTCGCCCTTGGCGGTCCCAGCACTTCTGACATGATGATGCCATCAATCAGCTGCTTTTTACCAAAAGACGGCCCTTTGCGATAGACCGGACTGTTATTATCTGAAATCGTTGATGTGATTTGATCCGCCTTCGCTTTTTGATATAAACGCTGCTGATCGTACTTCTGCTGAAGCCTTCTAAGCTCCGCAATCCGTTCGTTCGCCTCATTCGTCGTCTCATCGATCACTTCAACAGCCTGAGCCGCCTGCTGTTCGACTTTCCTTACGGGAGCAGGC
This sequence is a window from Brevibacillus sp. JNUCC-41. Protein-coding genes within it:
- the era gene encoding GTPase Era — encoded protein: MDKLFDDKQVKDYKSGFISIIGRPNVGKSTFLNRVIGQKIAIMSDKPQTTRNKVQGVLTQNDSQMIFIDTPGIHKPKHKLGDFMMKVATNTLKEVDLILFMINATEGYGRGDEFIIEKLQSVKTPVFLVVNKIDAMHPDDLLPIIEKYQQLYPFAAVVPISALEGNNVDTLLEQIKGHLPEGPQFYPADQVTDHPERFIISELVREKVLHLTREEIPHSVAVVIDSIKKMDNSDTINVMATIVVERDSQKGIVIGKQGKMLKEVGSRARVDIENLLGSKVFLELWVKVQKDWRNKASQLRDYGFNESEY
- the ybeY gene encoding rRNA maturation RNase YbeY, coding for MILAIDLMDETNEVTEEAQRLVESILQFAARKENIEKDTELSVTFVDNDRIREINKEYRHKDSATDVISFALEEMGEDEVEIVGAEMPRMLGDIIISIERTKEQAEEYGHSFDRELGFLALHGFLHLLGFDHMNEEDEKVMFTKQKEILEEYGLSREG
- the yqfD gene encoding sporulation protein YqfD; this translates as MKNQWTNYYTGYVKVKAYGKGAERLINMLTRRGLHIWDVKRVGSEALIFHLDIRDIPKLRQVMRKSDCKVKFMQGKGFPFLMKRVMKNSGFLAGMIAFLLCIFVLSNMVWGIEVQDAKPATEHAIRKELDKMGVKIGKVQFFVDDVDTIQRKLSDRIGALTWVGVELKGTTYHFRVVEKRQPKEVEKTSPQNLVASKKAIIADMFVEKGQSIVNVNDYVGKGQLLVSGLIGKEDKQEIVSAQGVIKGKTWYKAKVEVPLKTKFSVFNGDETSRHFLKMGGFSLPVWGFKDPGYGKQEKETTVRPFHFLQWELPISYKQVTLRSKEDIVRSYTEKEAVKEGRKMAKAELKKHLEEEDEIIEEKILHESMENGKVKLSIHYQVIEDIAIGQPIIQGD
- a CDS encoding cytidine deaminase, with translation MNTKELIEEAKKARDKAYVPYSKFKVGAALLTSDGKVYHGCNIENAAYSMCNCAERTALFSAYAHNDKKFTKLAVVADTDGPVSPCGACRQVISELCEKDMPVVLTNLHGDIKELTVQELLPGAFSPEDLNG
- a CDS encoding diacylglycerol kinase family protein encodes the protein MDFQEKGKKRYPLLKSFSFACQGILEAVRTERNIKIHFVLTAIVVFFGWYFSLNGMEWLFILAAIAGTITLELVNSAIERVVDLVTDQIHPLAKQAKDIAAGAVFIYAIFSIIVGLIIFLPKFGL
- a CDS encoding HD family phosphohydrolase, with the translated sequence MNRIQKFFTQIKGLLVHRFFQVLLFIILGLFAYALMFSNVKPERVQVELFKPAEQTIRSTKTVEDTYKTEQEKEEISKQVADVYSLKKEYAKNKVDLISSIFDSAIEVNKETDPDKDHKEDEGKDDKKGTVKTDAQKVSILKEKLTDEVNRNIEESVFLALVQADEDELKIAKDSTITAVNNVMSSRIAASDVENAKKKVVEELDYMSISGDMKKASTSLARTAIIQNVFFDKDKTEEQRRKAIESVEPIRILQGQIIVEENQLVDRDVYRQLELAGFLNTESTIYPYIGLLLFIFLTFAAFYYYFYYSISKKDNKYNQLLIFSLVFILSMATMKTVSILADLKNSNLEYIFPGAMAAMIIKILLNDKLAVAMIILLGSYGTIIFNGDTPGNLDFSMGLYIIFGGLTAIIILSRPNFKSKVLVAGLLLSLINMAFVFSLIFIMDSHYTRMEYLYYAAAAIGSGVGSAVLTMGLLPFFEAGFGILSSIKLIELANPNHPLLRRILIEAPGTYHHSVMVANLAESACEAIGSNGLLARVGSYYHDIGKTKRPHFFIENQMNEENPHDRLQPETSRDIIIAHAVDGGEMLRGHKFPKEIVDIAEQHHGTTLLKFFYHKAKKQDESTLEAAYRYPGPRAIMKEVAVIGIADSVEAAVRSMKHPTPEKIEELVSFIIQDRISDGQFDECDITMRELSIVKHSLCESLNGIFHSRIEYPEPDKLGQKVKE
- the yqfC gene encoding sporulation protein YqfC translates to MARNWGKKVKQLMTKTMDLPQDVMMDLPRITMIGQLHIYIENHRGLLAFTDSEVRLMLKNGQLLIKGNAFVIKTILPEEIMLEGKIDKVYFINE
- a CDS encoding PhoH family protein; this encodes MADDVKVIKLEIKSPNEAIALLGNGDSNVKVLEEELGISVITRGEAVSVAGDIERVTMGEEILNALLTVVRKGIAISSRDVLYAIELARKGTLEYFGELYDEEIAKTAKGKSIKVKTIGQRYYIQAIKKQDLVFGIGPAGTGKTYLAVVMAINALKNGHVKRIILTRPAVEAGESLGFLPGDLKEKVDPYLRPLYDALHDLLGMEQTQRMIERGTIEIAPLAYMRGRTLEDAFVILDEAQNTTEAQMKMFLTRLGFGSKMVITGDRTQIDLPKGMKSGLVRVEEILKNVKGLSFVYFEQSDVVRHPLVAKIITAYEQAKS